The genome window CGAAGTCCCTCGAGAAGAATATAGGTGGACTGAATCCCGTCAATATCATAGTCGCCGATGATTCGCAGCTTCTTTCCCTCCCGGATACTCTCCATCAGGACATCCACCGCCTTATCCATATCCCGCATCAGCATTCCGTCATACAAATCGTTTATCGTGCCGTTCAAATACCGTTCGATCGCCTCATCTCCCACCACATCGCGGTTGCGTATCAAGGCCGCAATCCGGGGGCTGATATGGAATTTCTCACTAATATGCGAAAAATCTGCACCTTTTCTCAGAAGCACCCAGTTCTCCATCTTTCGTTTCCTCACCCGATTCTTTTATCTGCCCGCCATCTTCAGGAAATGTCCGGCAAATTCTATTTCTCCATGTATAGAGGAAAAGGTGCCGGATATGCTCCAACACCTTTTCTCTATGCAATTCTGTTATTTTTTCTTCTTTCCAACGGCTGCTTTCACCGGCTCTGCCTTCTTGCCGAACCTTGTCCGCATCACATACCACAGTGCGCCTGTGATACATACAGAAGAGTATGCTCCGCAGATAATACCTACCATCAACGGGCTTGCGAACTCTTTGATAGAGCTGACGCCCATGATATAAAGTACCGCTACCATGACGAAGGTCGTCAAAGAAGTGTAGATACTTCTGGTAAGTGTATAAGTAATACTCTTGTTCACTACATCAGCAAGGTCCTCGTCGCGCTTCTTAAGGTGCATCTCCTCACGGATACGGTCGAAGATTACGATAGTCGCATTGATCGAGTAACCTACGATCGTCAGCATACATGCGATAAAGGTGTTGCCCACAGATACTCTCGCAACTGCATAGAACATGAGTACCACCAGTACGTCATGAATCAGCGCTGCTACCGCACTGGTCGCGAACCGGATATCCTTGAACCGGAACCAGATATAGATCAGCATACAAATCGTTGCAATCACCACCGCTACAATCGCGTCGCTTCTCATCTCCGCACTTACGGTAGAACTGATATTTTCAGCAGTAATCAGGGAATCATCTACTCCGAACTTCTCGACCAAAGCCGCATTCAGTTCTTCACGCTTCTGAAGATCCAGAGTCTGAGTCTTGATCACTACCTGATTGCTGCCCTTTACCTTCTGTGTCTGCACGTTCTTGTCGCCTGTCACTTCCTCTACGACCGGAACGATCTCAGAGTCAATCTCTTTGATACTGTAATCCTTGTCAAAGGTCACGTTCGTCGCCGTACCACCCTTGAAGTCAAGGCTGTAATTCAGCGCTCCGTCTCCTTTGCCTGCATGGATTCCCATTGCAGCAAATCCGGCAAGGATCACAACAGCTGACAGTGCAAAACATATAGCTCTTTTGCTAAGGAAATTAATCACCTTTCTATCTTTATGTTTCTTCGCATAGAACTTCTCACTGCGGATACCGATAGCATAGAAGGCGAATACAATCACTCTCGTAATGATCAGCGCCGTGAACATGGATACCACGATACCCAAAGCCAATGTCTGTGCAAATCCCTTCACACTTCCGGAACCCTTAAGTCCCAGCACGATTGCCGCGATCAGGGTCGTCACGTTACCGTCCACGATTGCAGACATTGCTTTCTTAAAGCCGTTTCTCAGTGAAGAGCGAACACTGATTCCTGCGCCGATCTCCTCACGTACACGGGCAAATATAATGACGTTCGCATCTACCGCCATACCGATACCCAGAATAATACCTGCGATACCCGGCAGAGTCAGGGTAATGTCGAATGCATTCAAAAATACGATTACGATTCCGGTATAAATGATTAGTGCCAGGCTGGCAGCAAATCCCGGAAGCAGGTAAACGATACACATAAATACAAAGATAATTGCAAGACCGATGGCACCCGCATACAAGCTGGTGCTGATTGCTTCCTCGCCGAGCTGTGCGCCCACCACGTTGGAACGGAGTTCTTCCAGTTCCAGCTTCAGTCCACCAATACGGATGGTGGAAGCCAGGGTATCTGCTTCCTCATAGTCAGCCATACCCTCGATGATTGCCTGACCATTTGAAATCACACTGTTTACTTTCGGTGCACTGACGGTCTCACCGTCATAAATAATAGAAATCACTTTATTAAGGTTCTCTTCCGTCGCTTTTGCGAACTTTTCAGCACCTTCCTTTGTCATTTCCAGAGATACCACATATTCTTTATTCTTTGTGGTCTGATTCTCTATCGCCTTTGCCTCTGCGGTTTTGATATCTGAGCCGTCAAGAACCGTCTCACCCGCAGAATCCTTGAATTCCAGAGATCCCGGTTTTCCAAGCTCTTCCAGAACTTTATTGGCATCGGACACGCCTGGAATCTCTATATTGATTCGGTTATCCCCTTCCTGATAAACGGTCGCTTCCGTGCTGTACTGCTCCACACGCTTTTGCAGCTTGTAGACCGTATCTGCCATCTCTTCACTGGTAGGATTCTTCTCTTTTGCCTGATAGGTGATGCTGACACCGCCGGCCAGGTCAAGACCCAGCTTAATATTTCTCGCAGAACCGATGTGGCCCTTTCCGAATCCCTGCCAGCAGGTAAATCCAAGCAATCCGATAAGCACCGCGGTCAGGATCAGGCTAATGACGCCTTTACTTTTTTTCATCTCTTTCTTACTTCCTTTCTTCATCTGCCAGAGCAGCCTTTATCATAATAGCGCACTCCACTCTCTTACGTTCCATCTCGCAGCCCAGATCATAGGAATCCTTAAGGCCGTCCGCATACTTATATGCATTCGCCATACAACCTCCGCTGCAATAAAATCTTGCAAAACAATCCCTGCATTTTTCCTTTGTGTAGACGTTGCAGCATCGGAATTCATCTGCAATCTCCGGTCTTGTAATTCCCTCATCCACATTACCCATCAGGAAATCCTCGTCCCCGACGAACTGATGGCAGGGGTAGAAGTCTCCCCATGGAGTGACTGCCAGATACTCCGTTCCGCTTCCGCAGCCGGAAAGTCTCTTTGAAAGGCAGGGGCCACCCTCCAGATCAATCATGAAATGGAAGAAATTGAATCCTTCTCCCTTTCTTTCCTTCTCTATCATGTACTTCGCAAGTTTATCGTATTCCTCGAAAATCTGTGGGAGGTCCTCCTCGCGGATCGCATATGGATCGGAGGCATCACCTACCACCGGCTCAATGGACATCTGCTTAAAGCCCAGCTCGTCAAAATGCTTCACATCTTCGGAAAAGTCCAGATTGTTCCGGGTAAAGGTTCCCCGAATATAGTATTTCTCCTGATTCCGTGAATCCGCCAGCTTCCGGAACTTGGGAACGATCAGATCATAACTCCCCTTTCCATTCCTGAACGGACGCATCCGGTCATTGACTTCTCTTCGTCCGTCAAGGCTTAAGACCACATTGTCCATCTCTTTATTAATAAACTCCTGAATCTCATCATTTAACAGTACACCGTTGGTCGTGACGGTAAAACGGAAATGCTTGTCATGCAGTTTTTCCTGCTCCCTTCCGTATGCCACCAAGTCTTTTACCACCTGCCAGTTCATCAGCGGCTCCCCACCGAAGAAATCCACTTCCAGATTGTGTCTGCTGCCTGAATTAGCAATTAGAAAATCCAGGGCCTTTTTTCCTACTTCATAACTCATAAGCGCACGGCGGCCATGGTATTCTCCTTCTTCTGCAAAACAGTATTTGCAGGCAAGGTTACAATCATGTGCGATGTGAAGGCAAAGCGCCTTTACCACCGTCTTACGCTTCATTACTTCCCCAATGTATGGTTCGTATGTATCCGGGACGAACAGCTGTCCTGCGCCGGTCAGCTCTGCCACATCCTCTATGATCTCCTTTAGCTCATCCTCCGGATACTTCTCTCCTAATGCTTTTCTTACATACTCCCAGGTCTCATCGGCCTTAATCGTCTTCTGCGTGTGATTGGGATTTAACTCATTCAGACAGGCGATCACATCATATCCCGGCTCGTCCACCACATGGACACAGCCACTGTTCACGTCCAGCACGATCCGGTATCCGTTATTCTGGTACTGATGAATCATCAAACGTACCCCTTTCTATTGTTATCATTCCTAATTATCGCCAGAACAAATAGCCATCAAACGTCTTCGCGGATACGTTTGGCAACAAAAAAGGTCCACCGGACCTTTTTATCATATGATGTCGAGGTCAAAAGACATTTTGTCCCCTATGATATACGGATTACTCCGCACTTCGTGCCCCCGTAATCCTAAAACACCTCAAATCCGCTCAGATATGCCTGGCACCGAGTGAACATCCGCCGGATGTTCACTTAGGTATGCCTGGCAACCAACAGACAGCGGCTAGTGTCACACTAGGAGCCGCTGTCCGCCTTTTTTCTCAATACTCGTCTGAAATTCTCTATCTACTTATGATGTTCGCAGGTCTGATTTCCTACTGTACAGGAAGTCTTACATGCAGACTGACAGGATGTCTGGCACTCACCGCATCCGCCCTTTTTGATAGTATTGTTCAAAGTCTGGGTATTCAGTGTTTTGATGTGCTTCATCGCAAACTCCTCCTTTATCGCTGTTATACTTAAAATCATAAGCGGTATCTATGTATACACTCTCACCGCTTCTGTATCAGGCCGCCAAAAGGCGCAGTATCCCAAATACTATCCTAGTATAGCATAACTCTCTTAAAATCGTCAATGTATAGCCGAAGAGTTTTTGCAGGTTTTTCAAGATAATTTCAGTTGGAACCCTGCCCTTCTTTTCTACTGTCTAACCGATTAATACCTGTTTTCCTTTAAACGCGAATCCATATCTGCGTATTTTCTCTGCCGGAATCTCTTTTGCTTCCAATGCGGCTGCATATTTCTTATTGTCAATCTGCGAAAGCGCTGCCTCCACCGTATCCTCCAGACACGTTTCTCTGCGCGGGTTAAATACTTTAAATTCCAGTATAATGGCATCCAGTTCCGGTTTTCTCGGCTCCAGTATCACATCGTATCTGCCAAATCCACTCTCCCGATTAGAAATCACGGCATACTTGTCCGTCAGTTCCACCATAAGTCCCAGCACAAATCCATGATAGAAGCGCTCCGGCTCCGCTTCACCGGAAGGTCTGTTCCCAACATCAAAATAACTGAATGTTGCGAGAGCCACCCTGTTCATGTACACATTCATCGCATCTAAATCTCCCAAAAGCAGTGCCTTTATAAAATCATTATAATTCGAAGAGGTCGAGGCAAACCAGCCCCTCACCATGCCTCGGAACATGACTTTTACCTCAAAATTCGTAAGCTCCAGCTCATAGACCTGCTTCCACTCCCCATATTCCGAAGCCTTGATCTCATGATTTTTCACTTTGAGATACCCACTGGCAAGAAGAAGACTCCAGATTGCGCTCTCGTCCAGATCAAGCTGATTATACACAATCTGTTCATCAATCTCGGTAACTACAGATCCGCCATTTAATAGTTCTTTGAACACTTCTTTAATATTTCCTGCACTTTCCCGGACCAATTTTCCTGCCAGACTGTTACTGCTTGTGTTGGCCCAATAAGGCCCTACAGCCTGTTTGTCCAAATAATTAATAATTGACCATGGATTATAGATATCCCTTTTTCCTCCAAACGTAAAACCGTCATACCATGCTTTCACACAATCCCTGTTTTCCCAAAGTCCATACTCTTTCAAAGCCAGATAAACTTCCTGTTCCGTAAATCCAAATACCTCTTCATACTTGGCCGAAGTTCCGAATCGACGTGGGCGGGTGATCAGGGTAACACTGTCCCCGCTCTCCCACCATTCTTTTATAAAAGCCGTTTTATCAATATAGAAATAATCCCTTGTTCGGATTACACTAAAATCCTGATTCCCAATTCCAATCGTTCTTGACATAGAAGTGCCTCCTTCCTGTTACTTTTCAGTATAGCCGATTTTTTTGTTAAATACAATTACGAACTGCCTACAGTTTTTACAAAACTGAGATGAAGATCCACTGGACCTTCACTTAGGTATGCTTGGCAACAAAAAGCTGACCACCTTTTACAATGATCAGCTTTCTCTCTCAGGAAACCATTCCCCCCAGCATTCCTCCCGCCGCGCAGAGTGCAAATGCCATCACGGTACTTGCTCCCCCCTGCGCACTGCGGTAAACGCCAATAGATATTAATAACAACAATGCAAAATACAATGCCCCCAGGATCAACCCCCAAAGAAATCTGCGCACCTTTGCCAGCTTTCCGATGATCAGACCACCGGCAAATGTAGAGATTACGTAGACGGCCAGGATTCCGATCTGCACCTTCCCCTCCTCCAAATCGAACTTATAAAGAAGGACTGTGAGGAGGAGCAAAAGCACTCCGGTCACTATGTAGGATGCCAGCAATGATTTCAGCATCCATATCGCTTTTATATCACTTTGCAATTTCTTTTCCATATTCTTCCGCCTCCTTACTTACATAAAACATATGAAAGAAGGCTGTGAAATATGAATGATTCCAACAAAAAGACAGATCCCCTCCATTGGAATCATACCAATAACAGAACCTGTCTTTTTACATATTTATATATTACCCTATGCAGTTTCCTTTCCCCACCCCCCAATCGTGCGGCGGGACCTCCTGCACTTTGCCTAGTGGGTCGTTCCTCCCACCTGCTCTTTAATATCCTCTTCGTTCTCTACAGTCGCCTCAATCGCATACTCCAACGCTTTCGCGATGGTCTCAAGGGCCATGCTCGGCGTTCCGTTCGGTTTCGTTACTACCTGCTCATCCGCATACGGTACATGGATAAATCCTGCGCGGATATTCGGGTACTTCGTCGCTGCCATATGAAGAACATTATACATAACACAGTTGCATACATAGGTTCCTGCCGTATATGAAATATGGCACGGAATTCCATGCTCACGTACATTCTTTACGATCGCCTTGACCGGAATCGTTGCGAAATACGCGGTCTCGCCCTCTGCCTGAAGCGGCTCGTCCATCGGCTGCTCACCGTCATTATCCGGAATTCTTGCCTCGACCAGATTGATTCCTACCTTCTCGATAGTCACGCAGGAACGCCCGCCAGCCTGACCCACATTGATCACTACATCCGGATTATGTTCCTTGATTCCTGCCTCAACAGCCGGGCCGCTCTTTGAAAATACGGTCGGAATCTCCAGTTTGATGATCTCGGCGCCTGCGATGGCATCCGGCAGAAGTTTTACTGCCTCATACGCCGGGTTCACGCTCTCTCCGCCAAACGGATCAAAGCCTGTAACTAAAACTTTCATTTCTATTTCCTCCTTTACCTTCATACTCCATTTTTTATAGGATGCTTTACGCTCGCCTGCCGCTCTAGTACGGCACAGCCTCCGGTATAATAATCCGGCCCTGCTGCATAATCTGCCTGTTATCCGTATAAATATCCGGCTCATGGCACACCAGGTCAAAATGTCCATTGGCATTCTGCCGTCCGCCAAGCGCCAGATTTCTTCCAAGTCCAATATGGAAGGTCCCATAGGCAGACTCATCTTCAATATAACAATTCCCCAGACACCGGGAATACGAATTCAGGCCGATTCCAAATTCTCCTCCAATATAGATTCTGGAATCCCGATACCCTTCCATGTATTCCTTAAGCCGTTTTCCGGTCGGGGTCTCCTCGATCTTCACGATCCTGCCCCCGCTGAACACGATTTTTGTCGGCTCGTCTGCCTTTCCGATATACCCGAGAGAGCCATCCAGCATCATGACGCCTTCCGTCTTCGTCTCCTCAATCGGAACATACACCTCGATGCTCGCGGAAGAATATCCCTTTCCATCTTTGACCACGCCGTTAAAAAATCCCGGAACGCGTCCGCTCTTTCCCATATGCAGATCCGTGCCCGCCGGAGTCGTCACATGAAGCCTGCTGGAGCTTTTCAGGTATTTCATGATCACCTTCGCCATCAGGCGGCTCTTTCGGGTGTCCATGGTCAGGAAGTCATATCCCAGCATCGACCTACCATCATTCGTGGATAACGGAAGAGACAAAAATTTCTTATGCTTCTGGATCGCACGCTTCGCCGCCTTTGTCGTCACAAGCGAATATTCCGTTGCCGCAATGATTGCAGTGTAAGGATCAAATACCTCCTCATTCTCGTCAAAGAACACCCCTACATGGCGCCCTTTGTTCTCCACGACCAAAGAGTTCACCGACCTGGCCCTTCCAAGAGCCGCCTTGCGCATAATCCGGGACTCTGCCAGATGTTCTTTTGTTGTCACGATCAGCAGCCTGTCCCAGGGCTTTACCTGCACCCATTTTTCAATAATAATTTTTGCCCCTCTCCCCATTTCCCACGACATTTATTTGTACCTCTATAAAACCACGATCAATAAATCCTGTTATTTCAAAGCGATCATGAATCCGATCTGTACGACCAGCATGATAGCCGCAACGACCACCTGATTCTTAATAACACCCCAGCGGTCCTTCATATTCAGGATTGCCACCGGAACGATATTGAAGTTCGCTGCCATCGGTGTACATAAGGTACCACAGTATCCACAGGTCAGAGCCAGCATACCGATTACCACCGGATTAGCACCGTATTCCAACACGAACGGTGCACCAATACCAACCGTCATAACTGTGATCGCTGCAAACGCATTTCCCATGATCATGGTAAAGAGTACCATACCAACTGCAAAAATAATGATACCTACCGTCACATTTCCTTTCGGAACGATCTTGCCCACGAGATCTGCGATCACATCACCTACGCCCGCTGCTGTGAACACACCGCCCAGACAGCCAAGAAGCTGCGGAAGCATACACAGAGGTCCCATAATAGACAGGAAACGCTCGGAATCCTGTAAAAATACCTGCGGTTTATTCTCTTTCGCAGAGTAAAGCATCAAGATCACAATTGCAAGCGCCACGCCAAAGGTGATAGCGATCATAGAGCTGATGTTTGCAAAAAATGCAAATGCCAGTGAAAATACGGCTACGGAAAATGCCGGGATAAAAATCTTCATTCCGATTTTCTCATACTGTGCTCTTGAAAATTCTTTCGTCGGTGCATTCGTCTTACCGACCTTTACTTTCTTGAAGATCGGCGGCAGACACATGATAATGACCAGCACACCGGAAACCTTTGCCGGCAGCCAGGAGCCAAATGCACAAACCACACCAAAGGAACACCAGAAAATAGCAGTTCCTACTCTGGACGGATTCTCCTCGTCAAGCAGGTTCTTAATTCCTGCATAGATCGTAATCAATCCGACAATAATCCATACGATATTCAGACCGTTCGCATTAAACGCATCGCTTACCTGTATAAACTTTAAATTACTCATCGCTTATCCTCCCCCCTATTTTCTTCCGTTCTTTCCTGTGGAACTACCGTAGTACTTCTTTGTCAGTTTCTTATCTTTCATAAGGAAGTAGACACAAGCTACGACCAGCGCGATCAAAGCGACCGGAATTTCCTGCATAGCCAGATCAATCAGCTCTACCTCGTATCCAAGAGACGCCAGTGTGGTCTGTACCAGAATACCACCGGAACCTCCGACGAACAATACCTGGAAGAAGAACCATGTAATATTTTCCATAGCGGACGACATACCTTTAATATCTTCCATGTGTTCCTCTGTCGGCTCATGTCCGGAGTTCTTTACAGCACCTTCCGCCATCGGGAGCAGTACCGGACGGATAAATCCGGCAACGCCGCCGAATCCTACGTTGAATGCTCCGAAGAATCCTCTTAAAATACCATATGCACAGACTAACTTACCGGCGGTCGCTCCTTTGACCTTCTTGATCAGGTCGGCAGCCGCCTCACGAAGACCATTTCTCTCCAATGTTCCGGTAACCAAAAGGATCATGATAAAGATCGCCATGCTTCGGTTCGCAACAAAGTTTGTTCCGATGGTCTCCAGAAGTCCCTCTACTCCCAGGCCGCCAACAATACCGGTGGTAATAAGGGCCAGGAAAATGATCAGGATAGAATCCAGTTTCAGCGCGAATCCAACGATTACGATTACTACGCCAAGCAGTTTGATGAGTTCCATAACTTGCTCCTCCTTTGGATATGTAAAATTTTTATTTTTTCCAGATATCAGACAACCACGGGACGAAGTCTTAAATATCTGGCAAAAATCTTATCTTTGGTGCCATACCATACCTCCTGCGGGCATTTTGCCTGCATCAGCATCCTGATGGTCACTTCATCGTGCGCCGCATGTGCGCGTGCACACAGGTTCAAATACTCTCCCTGCGCCGTCTCATCTGCCACCTCGCTGGTGTAGGATACCGTCGTGATCCAGGGGTAGCGGATCGACGGATACCTGTGGGCCGGATCGTGGGCAAAAGGAATCCAGTAATTGATCATATTTTTATAGTAATCTGCCGGAAACAGCTTCGGCAGCCAGCCATGTGCGTATTTCTCGAACTGTACGCTCCACTCGCGGTTCAGCGCAGTCATCTCGTCATCTTCGGCAATCCGGTCCGCAATCACATCTTCCATTCGCTTATTCACCGGATAATTTCCACTATACTCCGGATCCGTCACAT of Roseburia hominis contains these proteins:
- the secD gene encoding protein translocase subunit SecD; translated protein: MKKSKGVISLILTAVLIGLLGFTCWQGFGKGHIGSARNIKLGLDLAGGVSITYQAKEKNPTSEEMADTVYKLQKRVEQYSTEATVYQEGDNRINIEIPGVSDANKVLEELGKPGSLEFKDSAGETVLDGSDIKTAEAKAIENQTTKNKEYVVSLEMTKEGAEKFAKATEENLNKVISIIYDGETVSAPKVNSVISNGQAIIEGMADYEEADTLASTIRIGGLKLELEELRSNVVGAQLGEEAISTSLYAGAIGLAIIFVFMCIVYLLPGFAASLALIIYTGIVIVFLNAFDITLTLPGIAGIILGIGMAVDANVIIFARVREEIGAGISVRSSLRNGFKKAMSAIVDGNVTTLIAAIVLGLKGSGSVKGFAQTLALGIVVSMFTALIITRVIVFAFYAIGIRSEKFYAKKHKDRKVINFLSKRAICFALSAVVILAGFAAMGIHAGKGDGALNYSLDFKGGTATNVTFDKDYSIKEIDSEIVPVVEEVTGDKNVQTQKVKGSNQVVIKTQTLDLQKREELNAALVEKFGVDDSLITAENISSTVSAEMRSDAIVAVVIATICMLIYIWFRFKDIRFATSAVAALIHDVLVVLMFYAVARVSVGNTFIACMLTIVGYSINATIVIFDRIREEMHLKKRDEDLADVVNKSITYTLTRSIYTSLTTFVMVAVLYIMGVSSIKEFASPLMVGIICGAYSSVCITGALWYVMRTRFGKKAEPVKAAVGKKKK
- the scfB gene encoding thioether cross-link-forming SCIFF peptide maturase, which translates into the protein MIHQYQNNGYRIVLDVNSGCVHVVDEPGYDVIACLNELNPNHTQKTIKADETWEYVRKALGEKYPEDELKEIIEDVAELTGAGQLFVPDTYEPYIGEVMKRKTVVKALCLHIAHDCNLACKYCFAEEGEYHGRRALMSYEVGKKALDFLIANSGSRHNLEVDFFGGEPLMNWQVVKDLVAYGREQEKLHDKHFRFTVTTNGVLLNDEIQEFINKEMDNVVLSLDGRREVNDRMRPFRNGKGSYDLIVPKFRKLADSRNQEKYYIRGTFTRNNLDFSEDVKHFDELGFKQMSIEPVVGDASDPYAIREEDLPQIFEEYDKLAKYMIEKERKGEGFNFFHFMIDLEGGPCLSKRLSGCGSGTEYLAVTPWGDFYPCHQFVGDEDFLMGNVDEGITRPEIADEFRCCNVYTKEKCRDCFARFYCSGGCMANAYKYADGLKDSYDLGCEMERKRVECAIMIKAALADEERK
- the scfA gene encoding six-cysteine ranthipeptide SCIFF, translated to MKHIKTLNTQTLNNTIKKGGCGECQTSCQSACKTSCTVGNQTCEHHK
- a CDS encoding AAA family ATPase: MSRTIGIGNQDFSVIRTRDYFYIDKTAFIKEWWESGDSVTLITRPRRFGTSAKYEEVFGFTEQEVYLALKEYGLWENRDCVKAWYDGFTFGGKRDIYNPWSIINYLDKQAVGPYWANTSSNSLAGKLVRESAGNIKEVFKELLNGGSVVTEIDEQIVYNQLDLDESAIWSLLLASGYLKVKNHEIKASEYGEWKQVYELELTNFEVKVMFRGMVRGWFASTSSNYNDFIKALLLGDLDAMNVYMNRVALATFSYFDVGNRPSGEAEPERFYHGFVLGLMVELTDKYAVISNRESGFGRYDVILEPRKPELDAIILEFKVFNPRRETCLEDTVEAALSQIDNKKYAAALEAKEIPAEKIRRYGFAFKGKQVLIG
- a CDS encoding TIGR04086 family membrane protein translates to MEKKLQSDIKAIWMLKSLLASYIVTGVLLLLLTVLLYKFDLEEGKVQIGILAVYVISTFAGGLIIGKLAKVRRFLWGLILGALYFALLLLISIGVYRSAQGGASTVMAFALCAAGGMLGGMVS
- the pcp gene encoding pyroglutamyl-peptidase I is translated as MKVLVTGFDPFGGESVNPAYEAVKLLPDAIAGAEIIKLEIPTVFSKSGPAVEAGIKEHNPDVVINVGQAGGRSCVTIEKVGINLVEARIPDNDGEQPMDEPLQAEGETAYFATIPVKAIVKNVREHGIPCHISYTAGTYVCNCVMYNVLHMAATKYPNIRAGFIHVPYADEQVVTKPNGTPSMALETIAKALEYAIEATVENEEDIKEQVGGTTH
- a CDS encoding peptidase; the protein is MSWEMGRGAKIIIEKWVQVKPWDRLLIVTTKEHLAESRIMRKAALGRARSVNSLVVENKGRHVGVFFDENEEVFDPYTAIIAATEYSLVTTKAAKRAIQKHKKFLSLPLSTNDGRSMLGYDFLTMDTRKSRLMAKVIMKYLKSSSRLHVTTPAGTDLHMGKSGRVPGFFNGVVKDGKGYSSASIEVYVPIEETKTEGVMMLDGSLGYIGKADEPTKIVFSGGRIVKIEETPTGKRLKEYMEGYRDSRIYIGGEFGIGLNSYSRCLGNCYIEDESAYGTFHIGLGRNLALGGRQNANGHFDLVCHEPDIYTDNRQIMQQGRIIIPEAVPY
- a CDS encoding DUF979 domain-containing protein: MSNLKFIQVSDAFNANGLNIVWIIVGLITIYAGIKNLLDEENPSRVGTAIFWCSFGVVCAFGSWLPAKVSGVLVIIMCLPPIFKKVKVGKTNAPTKEFSRAQYEKIGMKIFIPAFSVAVFSLAFAFFANISSMIAITFGVALAIVILMLYSAKENKPQVFLQDSERFLSIMGPLCMLPQLLGCLGGVFTAAGVGDVIADLVGKIVPKGNVTVGIIIFAVGMVLFTMIMGNAFAAITVMTVGIGAPFVLEYGANPVVIGMLALTCGYCGTLCTPMAANFNIVPVAILNMKDRWGVIKNQVVVAAIMLVVQIGFMIALK
- a CDS encoding DUF969 domain-containing protein, whose amino-acid sequence is MELIKLLGVVIVIVGFALKLDSILIIFLALITTGIVGGLGVEGLLETIGTNFVANRSMAIFIMILLVTGTLERNGLREAAADLIKKVKGATAGKLVCAYGILRGFFGAFNVGFGGVAGFIRPVLLPMAEGAVKNSGHEPTEEHMEDIKGMSSAMENITWFFFQVLFVGGSGGILVQTTLASLGYEVELIDLAMQEIPVALIALVVACVYFLMKDKKLTKKYYGSSTGKNGRK